The Tamandua tetradactyla isolate mTamTet1 unplaced genomic scaffold, mTamTet1.pri scaffold_203_ctg1, whole genome shotgun sequence genome includes a region encoding these proteins:
- the LOC143673220 gene encoding olfactory receptor 52A1-like, whose protein sequence is MFINNSSVFMPSVLTFIGIPGLESVQCWIGIPFCAMYITALIGNSLLLIIIKSERSLHEPMYIFLAMLGATDIAISTSIVPKMLGIFWFHLPEIYFDTCLFQMWLIHTFQGIESGVLLAMALDRYVAICYPLRYATILTRQAVTYIGVGVILRPAILVIPCLVLIKCRLKLYSTKLISHTYCEHMALVKLAAEDVYVSEVYGLLGAFTVGGFDFIVVTLSYIQIFMTVFHLPQKEARLKAFNTCIPHICVFFQFYLLAFFSFFTHRSGSYIPSYIHITLSNLYLLVPPFFNPFVYGVKTKQIRDQAVKLFCSKDHLIFD, encoded by the coding sequence ATGTTTATTAACAATAGCTCAGTGTTTATGCCTTCTGTGCTGACGTTTATTGGAATCCCTGGTTTAGAATCTGTGCAGTGTTGGATTGGGATTCCATTCTGTGCTATGTACATCACAGCTCTGATTGGAAATTCTCTACTTTTGATCATCATCAAATCTGAGCGCAGCCTCCATGAACCCATGTACATCTTCCTGGCCATGCTTGGAGCCACAGACATTGCAATTAGCACCAGCATTGTGCCCAAGATGCTTGGAATTTTTTGGTTCCACTTGCCAGAGATTTATTTTGATACTTGCCTCTTTCAGATGTGGCTTATCCATACATTCCAGGGTATTGAGTCAGGAGTTCTGCTGGCCATGGCTCtggaccgctatgtggccatctgttaTCCCCTGAGGTATGCCACCATACTCACTCGCCAAGCAGTCACTTATATTGGAGTTGGTGTGATACTGCGGCCTGCCATTCTGGTAATCCCTTGCCTAGTGCTCATAAAGTGTCGCCTGAAACTTTACAGTACCAAATTAATATCACACACCTACTGTGAACACATGGCCTTAGTGAAGCTTGCCGCTGAAGATGTTTACGTCAGTGAGGTCTATGGGCTCCTGGGAGCTTTCACTGTTGGCGGGTTTGATTTCATAGTCGTCACGCTCTCCTACAtccaaatatttatgactgtCTTCCACCTGCCCCAGAAGGAAGCTCGTCTTAAGGCATTTAATACATGCATTCCCCACATATGTGTCTTCTTTCAATTCTATCTCCtggcttttttctccttttttactcACAGATCTGGATCTTATATCCCATCATATATACACATTACCTTGTCCAATCTTTACCTGCTGGTCCCACCTTTCTTCAATCCTTTTGTCTATGGGGTTAAAACCAAGCAGATTCGAGATCAGGCAGTAAAACTGTTCTGTTCTAAAGACCACTTGATTTTTGATTAA